A region of Spiroplasma endosymbiont of Crioceris asparagi DNA encodes the following proteins:
- the rpmF gene encoding 50S ribosomal protein L32, giving the protein MAVPFRKTSKAAKNKRRSHLNLKSIAIVSCTNCGAMIKPHRVCKECGYYKEKEVIKVED; this is encoded by the coding sequence ATGGCAGTTCCATTTAGAAAGACAAGTAAAGCGGCTAAAAACAAAAGAAGAAGCCACCTTAATTTAAAATCAATCGCAATTGTGTCATGTACAAATTGTGGAGCAATGATTAAACCACACAGAGTATGCAAAGAATGTGGTTACTATAAAGAAAAAGAAGTTATCAAAGTTGAAGATTAA